A genomic window from Solea senegalensis isolate Sse05_10M unplaced genomic scaffold, IFAPA_SoseM_1 scf7180000013955, whole genome shotgun sequence includes:
- the lpar2a gene encoding lysophosphatidic acid receptor 2a has product MTTTMESSMSNTCYYNQNVTFFYNWVGKRISVVWTTRDFVVIGLGLTVCFIVVLANLMVMVAIFMNRRFHFPIYYLLGNMAAADLFAGIAYVNLMLNTGPWTSTLTKEQWYIRGALIDISLTASVANLLAVAVERHQTIFTMQLHSKMSKRRVVVLIVCIWAVGIIMGLVPSMLWNCECHLEDCSTVAPLYSRRFLIFWAVLNLLTFLIMVAMYARIFIYVRYQTRYTSQHTSEHSQTVIKLMKTISMVLGAFVICWTPGLMTLLLDGLLGKDSHANDYEKFCLVIAECNSLVNPIIYSLRDEEMRQTFKQILCCLCWRGGDGQREPSPLEIDSALPEEALGCAQKSEDQALCALQDTNKDGGWTMPGV; this is encoded by the exons ATGA ccACGACCATGGAGAGCAGTATGTCCAACACCTGCTACTACAACCAAAATGTCACCTTTTTCTACAACTGGGTCGGTAAGAGGATCAGTGTGGTGTGGACGACTCGGGACTTTGTGGTGATCGGACTGGGCTTGACTGTGTGTTTCATCGTAGTCCTGGCCAACCTGATGGTGATGGTGGCTATCTTCATGAACCGCCGCTTTCACTTCCCCATTTACTATCTCCTGGGCAACATGGCTGCAGCAGACCTATTTGCCGGCATTGCCTATGTCAACCTGATGTTGAACACAGGCCCATGGACCAGCACGCTCACAAAGGAGCAGTGGTACATCCGAGGAGCCCTGATTGACATAAGCCTGACTGCCTCTGTGGCCAACCTGTTAGCTGTGGCTGTGGAGCGCCACCAGACCATTTTCACCATGCAGCTGCACAGCAAAATGAGCAAGCGCCGGGTGGTGGTGCTGATAGTTTGCATTTGGGCTGTGGGCATCATCATGGGCCTGGTGCCGTCCATGCTTTGGAACTGTGAGTGTCATCTGGAGGACTGCTCCACTGTCGCTCCACTTTACAGCCGGCGCTTCCTGATCTTCTGGGCAGTTCTGAACTTGCTCACGTTCCTCATCATGGTGGCCATGTATGCGCGTATCTTCATCTATGTCAGATACCAGACTCGGTACACTTCGCAGCACACTTCAGAGCACAGCCAAACTGTAATCAAGCTGATGAAGACTATCTCCATGGTTCTGG GTGCCTTTGTAATCTGCTGGACTCCCGGCCTCATGACTCTCTTACTGGACGGGCTTCTAGGTAAAGACAGCCACGCCAACGACTACGAGAAGTTCTGTTTGGTGATAGCGGAATGCAACTCTCTGGTCAATCCCATCATCTACTCCCTGCGGGACGAGGAGATGCGTCAGACGTTTAAGCAGATCCTGTGCTGCCTGTGTTGGAGAGGAGGTGATGGGCAGAGGGAGCCTTCACCTCTTGAGATCGACTCGGCATTACCTGAG GAAGCTCTTGGCTGTGCCCAGAAGTCAGAAGATCAGGCCTTGTGTGCACTtcaagacacaaacaaagatgGCGGTTGGACAATGCCAGGTGTGTGA
- the brd4 gene encoding bromodomain-containing protein 4: MDYKMHAKSNDLLDFQKLDALLEKIAHSVSVKRESKEECDGISSALSVESVSGPRLSWCPANTTTPAPAPAPAPGPEPMPNPVRMGDGLDAAQMSGGGSSQGQAQSNGNPPPPEYINLDRPKRQTNQLQYLLKVVVKSIWKHQFAWPFHLPVDAVKLNLPDYYTIIKTPMDMGTIKKRLENSYYWNAQECIQDFNTMFTNCYIYNKPGDDIVLMAEALEKVFLQKVTEMPQEETEIVVMTGKGRGRGRREGGLNLKPGALSDPMSMSPQTRGLSNLSAVPQTRGPVQGPPLLPPQPLMQVHVPPTLPSHAPQLGAPYSVVQPDCAPQVPIMTSVPPPAQTSLPPLPSIQSTAPMLQNSITMTKQRKSQKRKADTTTPTANDQLSESSPAESKSGKTLPRRESTRPTKLMKKEAPDSQHHIGMGISLSGPSGGHSPKPQDQLGYCANLVREMLSKKHAAYAWPFYKPVDVDALGLHDYHDIIKHPMDLSTIKAKLENRQYREPQEFAADVRIMFSNCYKYNPPDHEVVAMARKLQDVFEMRFAKMPDEPESKPLVSAPAPTLHHPAPVKPPPPLAHVASSSDSSSDSSSESESSTDDSEEERAQRLAELQEQLKAVHEQLAALSQPQASKPKRKEKEKKEKKKDRLKKKGSLPGLDEIQDVPQFSKKTKTSNNNSKDIVLKKKSSKKEGMKNNHPSNLQPVPSLEDDLGAAGSSTTGEKCKPMTYEEKRQLSLDINKLPGDKLGRVVHIIQSREPSLKNSNPDEIEIDFETLKPSTLRELERYVSSCLRKKKKVPVEKNVESMATSKKTGSSSESSGSSSESEAEGTGIIKQQKKKGQSVKDGKKAHPPTGPAQPGLHSLPVGLQSNSQMKHHQPQHQPSPAGFMAPPVAALESSQLLESSFDSLPPFGQPLMHLSQHTSNSSSPPHLNAHSAGPVSPETHPFLNQHPVLTSPALHSSMPQQPSRPSHKAAPLHPKPPQQQPAPPPQQQQQQQQQQQQQQQQQQQQQQQLQQQQQQQQQQQHLQAQSAPPPPPQHQLPSQILHPPQPLHQRPMSPPTLTPQGLLSSQPPQMLLEDDEEPGSTMPLNQVPLFLQQFQQPRQPQQSMQSLQAQQQQQQQQQQQQQPGQTSLLQSVHGQLSSQTTLPHPQLPVQSQAQPAPSHQPPPQQIPLHQVRHMQHSQPLQQNYQQGPGLAGQSQGSQHKVSMPANKAQQIIHQQHEQPSPRTTKPDPYNPGHMRDNPSPLMMHSPQLPQFPPVSHQSPPHNMQPKKQRPPGNQGGLKEEKLLPSPVMRGEPFNPAMRPDHHKHPDTKPSQPGHGQQNVKSMDSSRPVIRSSEPTGPPASLQDKDKLKQEAKVPIAPKKVQDVKLKNMGSWASLAQKSTSTPLSAVKSSSDSFEQFRRAAREKEEREKALKAQAEQAEKDRLRREQDKLRGRDEEDVIEPSRRVHEEPRRRLEQHIQAPLQQQQQQQQQQQQQQQQELPTVVQPPQPPPQPPQPPTPPQPATQNPLDQQRDLARRREQERRRREAMAVNIDMNFQSDLMAIFEENLF; this comes from the exons ATGGATTACAAGATGCATGCCAAGTCAAACGATTTGCTGGATTTTCAAAAACTGGATGCCCTCCTGGAAAAAATTGCACACTCAGTCTCTGTAAAAAG AGAGTCCAAAGAGGAGTGCGATGGGATCAGCAGTGCTCTGTCAGTGGAGTCTGTGTCGGGGCCAAGACTGAGCTGGTGTCCTGCCAACACCACTACTCCTGCCCCTGCTCCAGCTCCCGCTCCGGGGCCCGAGCCCATGCCCAACCCTGTTAGAATGGGGGACGGCCTGGACGCAGCGCAGATGTCGGGTGGTGGCAGCAGCCAGGGGCAGGCCCAGTCAAATGGCAACCCCCCACCTCCAGAGTACATCAACCTCGACAGGCCAAAACGCCAGACCAATCAGCTTCAGTACCTGCTCAAGGTCGTGGTGAAGTCCATTTGGAAGCACCAATTTGCCTGGCCCTTTCATCTACCAGTGGATGCAGTCAAACTTAACCTGCCT GACTACTACACGATAATCAAAACTCCTATGGACATGGGAACAATCAAGAAAAGGCTTGAAAACAGTTACTACTGGAATGCCCAAGAATGTATCCAAGACTTCAACACAATGTTTACCAACTGCTATATATACAACAAG CCTGGAGATGACATAGTCTTAATGGCTGAGGCTCTAGAGAAGGTTTTCCTCCAGAAGGTCACAGAAATGCCTCAGGAAGAAACTGAGATTGTTGTCATGACAGGCAAAGGACGTGGACGGGGCCGACGAGAGGGAG GCTTGAACTTGAAACCAGGGGCCCTCAGCGATCCTATGTCCATGTCTCCTCAAACACGGGGCCTGTCAAATCTCTCGGCAGTACCGCAGACAAGAGGACCTGTGCAAGGCCCACCTTTGCTACCTCCCCAGCCTTTGATGCAGGTCCATGTACCCCCAACGTTACCTAGCCATGCGCCGCAGCTTGGAGCTCCCTACTCTGTGGTCCAACCAGACTGTGCTCCTCAAGTTCCCATCATGACTTCTGTGCCTCCCCCTGCTCAgacctcccttcctcctctgccATCCATCCAGAGCACTGCCCCCATGCTGCAGAACTCTATAACTATGACCAAA CAAAGAAAGAGCCAGAAAAGGAAAGCAGACACTACAACTCCCACAGCAAACGACCAACTCAGTGAATCTTCACCCGCAGAGTCCAAATCTGGGAAGACACTACCCAGACGAGAGAGTACCAGACCTACAAAACTGATGAAGAAGGAGGCCCCAGACTCTCAGCATCACATAGGCATGGGTATCAGTCTGAGTGGACCAAGTGGAGGTCATAGCCCCAAACCTCAAGATCAGCTGGGATATTGTGCTAATTTAGTTAGGGAGATGCTGTCAAAGAAACATGCTGCTTACGCTTGGCCTTTCTATAAACCTGTTGATGTTGATGCACTTGGACTACACGATTATCATGATATCATCAAACATCCCATGGACCTCAGCACCATCAAG GCCAAGTTGGAGAACAGGCAATACCGGGAACCCCAGGAGTTTGCTGCTGATGTACGAATAATGTTTTCCAACTGCTACAAGTATAACCCACCAGACCATGAGGTGGTAGCTATGGCACGCAAACTACAG GATGTCTTTGAGATGCGCTTTGCTAAGATGCCAGATGAACCCGAGAGCAAGCCTCTGGTTTCTGCCCCAGCTCCTACACTTCACCATCCTGCTCCTGTTAAGCCCCCGCCTCCTTTGGCCCACGTCGCCTCGTCCTCAGACAGTTCGAGTGACTCGTCTTCCGAGTCTGAGTCTTCCACAGATGACTCTGAAGAGGAGAGAGCCCAGAGGTTGGCAGAACTCCAGGAACAG TTAAAGGCTGTTCATGAGCAGCTGGCTGCCCTGTCTCAACCACAAGCCAGCAAAccaaagaggaaagagaaggagaagaaagagaagaaaaaagatagGCTTAAGAAGAAAGGAAGCTTGCCTGGCCTTGATGAAATCCAGGATGTTCCACAGTTCTCTAAGAAAACCAAGACCAGTAACAATAACAGCAAAGATATTGTTCTCAAGAAGAAATCCAG TAAAAAGGAGGGGATGAAAAACAATCATCCCTCCAACCTGCAGCCAGTTCCCAGCCTGGAAGATGACCTGGGGGCTGCTGGGTCCTCAACTACAGGGGAAAAGTGCAAGCCCATGACGTATGAGGAGAAAAGGCAGTTGAGCTTGGACATTAATAAGCTTCCTGGTGACAAGCTTGGCCGCGTAGTACATATTATACAGTCCAGGGAGCCCTCGCTCAAAAACTCAAACCCTGATGAGATTGAGATTGACTTTGAGACGTTAAAGCCCTCTACTCTTCGTGAGCTGGAGAGATATGTGTCTTCATGTCTccgcaaaaagaaaaaggttccAG TTGAGAAGAATGTGGAGTCCATGGCTACCTCCAAAAAGACTGGATCTTCTTCAGAGAGCAGTGGTTCCAGCTCCGAGAGTGAAGCTGAGGGAACTG gaattataaaacaacagaaaaagaaggGCCAGTCTGTGAAGGATGGGAAGAAGGCGCATCCTCCCACTGGCCCTGCTCAGCCTGGGCTTCATTCCCTACCTGTAGGCCTTCAGTCTAACAGTCAGATGAAGCATCATCAGCCACAGCATCAGCCATCTCCTGCAGGCTTCATGGCTCCCCCTGTCGCTGCTCTGGAATCTTCTCAGTTACTGGAGAGTAGCTTTGACTCTCTGCCGCCTTTCGGACAGCCCCTCATGCATCTCTCACAACACACAAGCAACTCCTCCTCACCACCACACCTCAACGCTCATTCTGCTGGGCCTGTGTCACCTGAGACCCATCCCTTCCTCAACCAGCACCCTGTCCTCACATCTCCAG CCTTGCACAGTTCCATGCCTCAGCAGCCATCTCGACCCAGTCACAAGGCAGCACCTCTTCATCCCAAACCACCTCAGCAGCAAccagcacctcctcctcagcagcagcagcagcagcaacaacagcaacagcaacagcaacagcagcagcagcagcagcagcagcagctacaacaacaacaacaacagcaacagcaacagcaacatcttCAGGCCCAgtcagcaccaccaccaccaccacagcacCAGCTGCCCTCTCAGATCCTTCACCCGCCCCAGCCTCTGCACCAACGGCCCATGTCCCCTCCAACACTCACGCCCCAGGGCTTGCTATCTTCCCAACCACCACAGATGCTGCTGGAGGATGATGAAGAACCAGGATCCACAATGCCTTTGAACCAAGTACCATTGTTCCTACAGCAGTTTCAGCAACCCCGTCAACCTCAGCAGTCCATGCAGTCGCTCCAGGCGCAG cagcagcagcaacaacagcagcagcagcaacaacaaccaggACAGACTTCTCTCCTTCAGTCCGTCCATGGACAACTCTCGTCTCAGACTACGCTGCCTCATCCCCAGCTCCCTGTTCAGTCGCAAGCTCAGCCTGCCCCATCACATCAGCCCCCGCCCCAACAAATCCCTCTGCACCAGGTCCGACACATGCAGCACAGTCAGCCACTACAACAGAACTACCAGCAGGGTCCTGGACTAGCTGGTCAGTCCCAGGGATCTCAACACAAAGTATCCATGCCTGCCAACAAAGCACAGCAGATCATCCATCAGCAGCATGAACAGCCCTCCCCTCGCACAACCAAGCCGGATCCTTACAACCCAG GTCACATGAGGGACAACCCATCCCCTCTCATGATGCATTCCCCACAACTTCCCCAGTTCCCCCCTGTGTCCCACCAGTCTCCACCCCACAACATGCAGCCGAAAAAG CAGAGACCCCCTGGGAACCAAGGTGGattaaaggaagaaaaactTCTTCCATCGCCAGTGATGAGAGGAGAGCCTTTTAATCCTGCAATGAGACCAGACCATCACAAACACCCGGATACTAAGCCGTCTCAACCAGGCCACGGCCAACAGA ATGTGAAGTCCATGGACAGTTCTCGCCCTGTCATCCGTTCCTCTGAGCCCACTGGGCCGCCTGCCTCTCTGCAAGACAAGGATAAGCTCAAGCAGGAGGCTAAGGTGCCCATCGCCCCTAAAAAAGTACAG GATGTGAAATTGAAGAATATGGGTTCATGGGCCAGCCTGGCACAGAAGTCCACATCTACGCCTTTATCTGCAGTGAAATCATCAAGTGACAGTTTTGAGCAGTTTCGTCGTGCTGCTCgggaaaaagaggagagagagaaagctctGAAGGCCCAAGCTGAGCAGGCAGAAAAAGACCGACTACGCAGGGAGCAGGACAAACTACG AGGTCGGGATGAGGAGGATGTCATAGAGCCAAGCAGAAGGGTGCACGAGGAGCCTCGCCGGCGTCTGGAACAGCACATCCAAGCCCCtttgcaacaacaacagcagcagcagcagcagcagcagcagcagcagcaacaggaacTACCAACTGTTGTTCAGCCTCCTCAGCCACCTCCTCAACCTCCACAACCTCCCACACCACCTCAGCCCGCAACGCAGAATCCACTTGACCAACAGAGGGACCTAGCACGCCGCCGAgaacaggagaggaggaggcgagAAGCG ATGGCAGTGAATATTGACATGAATTTCCAAAGTGACTTAATGGCTATCTTTGAGGAAAACCTGTTTTGA
- the LOC122760713 gene encoding protein PET100 homolog, mitochondrial has translation MGVKIEVFRMMLYLSFPVTMFWISNQAEYFEEYVIKRKREIFPPNEAQNRKELEDFKERIRVRRERKLLKDISVETEN, from the exons ATGGGTGTTAAAATCGAAGTTTTCAGA aTGATGCTGTATCTGTCCTTTCCTGTGACCATGTTTTGGATTTCAAATCAAGCAGAATACTTTGAGGAATACGTGATAAAGAGAAAG AGGGAGATCTTCCCACCTAACGAGGCACAAAAT aggaaagagttggaggATTTTAAGGAGCGAATACGTGTTCGTAGGGAGCGGAAATTATTGAAAGATATTTCTGTGGAAACCGAAAACTGA